In Pseudomonadota bacterium, a single window of DNA contains:
- a CDS encoding PDZ domain-containing protein, which yields MARVVAAWRHTIEWVKVPPLGSLPWEVLERGAQVPPHSLIITAPYSTAVLRFPVAAFKQRFVDLVDGGRVLGFLRAGDQIELQIDPDTLFPVRLPPDALRKRDDLTAQAARIDGGVVFTPGTPQLARAYAALTAHNPPFSSRSENAAVPPVLAAQPVHLKKGLGVRGKDLASLSADQLRKLYLDSIEGVYVDAVIPGSPAHTVGMQSHDVIRTFNRKPVRSAEDLLRAIESAPEDQPVEVEVVRAIIDSQSTRTFIYSVRLGEFTGNAHVVPSPNPTALPGEALLSPSPSSAPAH from the coding sequence GTGGCGCGGGTCGTGGCCGCGTGGCGTCACACCATCGAGTGGGTCAAGGTCCCGCCCCTCGGCAGCCTTCCCTGGGAGGTGCTCGAGCGGGGCGCCCAGGTCCCCCCGCACAGCCTGATCATCACGGCCCCCTACAGCACCGCCGTGCTGCGATTCCCGGTCGCGGCGTTCAAGCAGCGGTTCGTCGACCTCGTCGATGGCGGGCGCGTTCTCGGGTTCCTGCGCGCCGGAGACCAGATCGAGCTGCAGATCGACCCGGACACGCTCTTTCCGGTTCGCCTGCCGCCAGACGCATTGCGAAAGCGCGACGATCTCACCGCGCAGGCGGCCCGCATCGATGGCGGGGTAGTCTTCACCCCAGGCACGCCGCAGCTCGCGCGCGCCTACGCGGCACTGACGGCGCACAACCCACCGTTCTCGTCTCGCAGCGAGAACGCCGCCGTGCCGCCGGTTCTCGCGGCCCAGCCGGTGCATCTGAAGAAGGGGCTCGGGGTTCGCGGGAAGGACCTCGCCTCACTGAGCGCCGACCAGCTGCGCAAGCTCTATCTCGATAGCATCGAGGGGGTGTACGTCGACGCGGTCATTCCCGGGTCGCCAGCCCACACTGTCGGCATGCAGTCCCACGATGTCATCCGAACCTTCAATCGCAAGCCTGTTCGCAGCGCCGAAGACCTTCTCCGGGCCATAGAGAGCGCGCCCGAAGATCAGCCGGTCGAGGTGGAGGTGGTTCGCGCCATCATCGACAGCCAGTCGACACGCACCTTCATCTACTCGGTCCGGCTCGGCGAGTTCACCGGCAACGCCCACGTCGTTCCCAGTCCAAATCCCACCGCGCTGCCTGGGGAGGCGCTTCTCTCGCCCTCCCCTTCGTCGGCTCCGGCACACTGA
- a CDS encoding ABC transporter ATP-binding protein: protein MRIDVRGLHKYFDTSTNKLRVLENVDLRVEKGEFIAIMGPSGSGKSTLLFLLGCLDWPTFGHITLDETDVTQEAEGVRERIRLHHIGFIFQNYNLIPTLDAFENVRLPMQLAGLGPAERDSRALALLRLVELEKKAYEPVNLLSGGQQQRIAIARSLANLPGLLLADEPTGNLDVKSSKEVMDVIRTVNELQEITTVVVTHDPKVAAFAQRVYYLEDGRLRATVV, encoded by the coding sequence ATGCGCATCGACGTTCGCGGTCTGCACAAGTACTTCGACACCTCCACCAACAAGCTCCGCGTGCTCGAGAACGTCGATCTGCGTGTGGAGAAGGGCGAGTTCATCGCCATCATGGGGCCGTCGGGCAGCGGCAAGTCGACGCTCCTGTTCCTTCTCGGATGCCTTGACTGGCCGACCTTCGGCCACATCACCCTCGACGAGACCGACGTCACGCAGGAGGCCGAGGGGGTCAGAGAGCGCATCCGCCTCCATCACATCGGGTTCATCTTCCAGAACTACAACCTCATCCCGACGCTAGACGCGTTCGAGAACGTGCGCCTTCCCATGCAGCTGGCGGGGCTCGGCCCCGCGGAGCGCGACTCCCGCGCGCTCGCGCTGCTGCGCCTGGTGGAGCTCGAGAAGAAGGCCTACGAGCCGGTGAACCTGCTGAGCGGCGGCCAGCAGCAGCGCATCGCCATTGCCCGCTCCCTCGCCAACCTGCCCGGTCTGCTTCTGGCCGATGAGCCCACCGGCAATCTCGACGTGAAGTCGAGCAAGGAGGTCATGGATGTGATTCGCACCGTCAACGAGCTGCAGGAGATCACCACGGTCGTGGTCACGCACGATCCGAAGGTGGCCGCCTTCGCGCAGCGCGTGTACTACCTCGAGGATGGTCGTCTGCGGGCGACCGTGGTGTGA
- a CDS encoding esterase family protein: MAPQTRPETVRSEHFQVPSRAFGDLRDVTVLVPDDYRKRRRRYPVLYLHDGAADWLGRGGLCSAIESAACPPFLTVMPAPVNRTREYKLDERHLRFMTEDLVPWVDAHLRTRRDAAHRAVHGVSLGGLCAVALGLRHPEVFGAAGGQGGAFWYARRRIVREARSSAGCTTRFHLVCGRLDGNLDDNRALRDALTEAGIIHVYEEGRGKHSWPFWHRTLPSALQTYFSSC; encoded by the coding sequence ATGGCCCCCCAGACGAGGCCTGAAACAGTGCGGTCAGAGCACTTCCAGGTCCCGAGTCGCGCCTTCGGCGACCTGCGCGACGTGACCGTGCTGGTTCCGGACGACTACCGCAAGCGCAGACGTCGATATCCGGTGCTCTATCTGCACGATGGCGCCGCTGACTGGCTGGGTCGGGGAGGGCTCTGCAGCGCCATCGAGTCCGCGGCGTGTCCCCCGTTCCTCACGGTGATGCCTGCACCCGTCAACCGCACGCGCGAGTACAAGCTTGACGAGCGGCACCTGCGCTTCATGACTGAGGACCTGGTGCCCTGGGTCGACGCGCACCTTCGCACACGACGAGATGCGGCGCATCGCGCCGTTCATGGCGTGTCGCTCGGGGGGCTGTGTGCCGTCGCGCTGGGGCTTCGCCACCCCGAAGTGTTCGGCGCAGCAGGGGGGCAAGGCGGCGCGTTCTGGTACGCGCGACGGCGCATCGTACGTGAGGCTCGTTCAAGCGCTGGCTGCACGACGCGCTTTCACCTCGTCTGCGGCCGACTCGACGGCAACCTCGACGACAATCGTGCCCTGCGCGACGCGCTGACAGAAGCCGGGATCATCCACGTCTACGAAGAGGGGAGGGGAAAGCACTCCTGGCCCTTCTGGCATCGGACCCTGCCATCGGCGCTGCAGACCTACTTCTCGAGCTGCTGA
- a CDS encoding response regulator yields MREAHLQRIEARRGNPRARGALVGVCRASGGSRRHETSPLPARITRTSTRRGRTGGDDRCRSTLGEGVQRETFVMKTVLVVDDEVVIRRLVGVMLSGSHFQVVEAGDGNEALRVATDVLPDVALVDIGLPGVNGIDLCRALKSSPLTSSVRVVMMTGDRLPHEVDAALEAGAAEVLGKPFTRDVLRTAVGLCSDGVLPEATPSPTRGTPIPSFDAALDDATLRDMDADALRRHVVALQKAFAERLAHTRETHASAAEAEHDRGERDLYLSLVCHRFRDPLSIVRGYSELVAEALSASGLEASQNGLVGAVTRSAREIETLVDELSDFSRASGAGSFLERSASVQVTALVRLVAREMLPVARARAQQMRIEVAREGPPLEISGERLREAMTHLMRSALLHTPRGGEVCVSCEEDESGATVVFTDGRGAFAHEPPERLFLPVRSAGLGGAGAAENLGLCIARHIIEHHGGSISATSESNRGACITVRLPRGPRTATIPRSPRDNAQASSDTLARDLDTAERNLFSYAQDLAARLAQESLRAQRLEESLAEMEQTYLETIAALANATDTKDAYKLGHTERVAQVARAIAQALNPALLSRRDFEYSLLLHDLGKIGIAEDLLQKAGKLSDAEWETVKSHSELGARLLSSVRFLAPALAAVRSHHERFDGKGYPDGLRGEEIPLTARIIAVADAFEAMISDRPYRKGLSLAEARDQIKANSGTQFDPEVVGAFLDAWKRIEAQANQADATGQAMS; encoded by the coding sequence ATGCGCGAGGCACATCTTCAGCGCATCGAAGCGCGGAGGGGAAATCCGCGCGCACGAGGGGCTCTCGTGGGCGTGTGCCGCGCCTCGGGAGGTTCACGCAGGCACGAGACAAGTCCTCTCCCCGCGCGCATCACGAGGACGTCAACCAGACGCGGCAGGACAGGGGGCGACGATCGGTGTAGATCGACTCTGGGCGAAGGGGTCCAGAGAGAGACATTCGTGATGAAGACGGTTCTGGTGGTCGACGATGAGGTCGTCATCCGCAGGCTCGTGGGCGTCATGCTCTCGGGGAGCCATTTCCAGGTCGTGGAGGCGGGTGACGGGAACGAGGCCCTTCGTGTGGCGACCGATGTGCTGCCAGACGTGGCCCTGGTCGACATCGGGCTGCCCGGGGTGAACGGCATCGACCTCTGCCGCGCGCTGAAGTCATCTCCGCTCACGTCATCGGTCCGGGTGGTCATGATGACGGGCGACCGCCTCCCGCATGAGGTCGATGCGGCCCTCGAGGCAGGCGCAGCAGAGGTTCTTGGAAAGCCATTCACGCGTGATGTGCTCCGCACTGCAGTAGGGCTGTGCTCTGACGGCGTGCTGCCGGAAGCGACGCCATCGCCGACCCGCGGGACCCCGATCCCATCGTTCGACGCGGCGCTCGACGACGCCACCTTGCGCGACATGGACGCTGACGCCCTGCGTCGCCACGTGGTGGCGCTGCAGAAGGCCTTCGCCGAACGTCTTGCACACACCCGTGAAACGCACGCCTCAGCGGCAGAAGCAGAGCACGACAGGGGGGAGCGTGACCTGTACCTGTCGCTGGTCTGTCACCGCTTTCGCGATCCGCTGTCGATTGTCCGGGGGTATTCCGAGCTCGTCGCAGAGGCGCTGTCCGCGTCGGGGCTGGAAGCCTCCCAGAACGGCCTGGTCGGGGCCGTGACCCGCTCCGCTCGCGAGATCGAGACACTCGTCGATGAGCTCAGCGATTTCTCGCGCGCGAGCGGAGCGGGTTCGTTTCTCGAGCGCAGCGCGTCGGTCCAGGTGACCGCGCTGGTGCGTCTGGTTGCGCGAGAGATGCTGCCCGTGGCCCGCGCCCGCGCGCAGCAGATGCGCATCGAGGTGGCACGAGAGGGCCCCCCCCTCGAGATCAGTGGCGAACGGCTGCGGGAAGCCATGACACACCTCATGCGGTCCGCTCTCCTGCACACCCCCAGGGGCGGTGAGGTCTGTGTTTCGTGCGAGGAGGACGAGTCGGGAGCCACAGTCGTCTTCACCGACGGCAGGGGTGCGTTCGCGCACGAACCACCAGAGCGGCTCTTCCTGCCTGTGCGCTCGGCGGGTCTCGGCGGGGCAGGGGCTGCAGAGAACCTCGGGCTTTGCATCGCACGGCACATCATCGAGCACCACGGCGGCAGCATCAGCGCCACGAGCGAATCCAACCGCGGTGCGTGCATCACGGTGCGCCTTCCGCGCGGTCCGCGCACAGCCACGATCCCGAGAAGCCCGCGCGACAACGCTCAGGCCTCCTCCGATACCCTTGCGCGTGACCTCGACACCGCCGAGCGCAACCTCTTCAGCTACGCGCAGGATCTTGCGGCGCGTCTCGCCCAGGAGTCGCTGCGCGCCCAGCGCCTCGAAGAGTCGCTGGCCGAGATGGAGCAGACCTATCTCGAGACCATCGCCGCCCTGGCAAATGCCACCGACACGAAAGACGCCTACAAGCTGGGGCACACCGAGCGGGTGGCCCAGGTCGCCCGCGCCATTGCCCAGGCCCTCAATCCGGCGCTCCTGTCGCGGCGCGACTTCGAATACAGCCTGCTTCTCCACGATCTGGGCAAGATCGGCATCGCGGAAGATCTTCTCCAGAAGGCGGGGAAGTTGAGCGACGCGGAGTGGGAGACGGTCAAATCCCATTCCGAGCTGGGCGCGCGCCTGCTGTCATCGGTGCGATTCCTCGCGCCAGCGCTCGCGGCGGTTCGCAGCCACCACGAGCGATTCGACGGCAAGGGCTATCCGGACGGTCTGAGAGGGGAGGAGATCCCCCTGACGGCGCGCATCATCGCAGTGGCCGACGCCTTCGAGGCCATGATCAGCGACCGCCCCTATCGGAAGGGATTGTCCCTCGCGGAAGCCCGCGACCAGATCAAGGCCAACAGCGGAACGCAGTTCGACCCAGAGGTCGTGGGGGCGTTTCTCGATGCCTGGAAACGAATCGAAGCCCAGGCCAACCAGGCCGATGCCACGGGACAAGCGATGTCGTGA
- a CDS encoding FtsX-like permease family protein, with protein sequence MVALYLAAKNVTRKKERSLLTIVGVLLAVGAFISLLSLAEGLYDRVQSEMHGRSVDVYVLPRNSMPMPAGPIGGVGVSTESIPLALVGELAKMQNVESAAPVMRFQQVREGRGIVVWALDKEAFSTFLPRVHVDTNRFPSGDDEVIVGQMLARELGLTEGATLRIADKDFKIVGFFSAGGGLNDYFCYVTPATAARITGQGAQEVWIKLKEDAEGGKQLAIEQINTDKRFANHVARTREQYLGAANDFIDYAWLLQFAVAAIGVLIAMTAAMNTMLMSTYERLKEFATLRAIGASRLTVALMLVAESVMLSLAGGFFGVIIGVLGAHLLDSAMVTLLKLTFPLGEITLRLVLQAMLMSVFVGLVGAVVPCALTWRMNIIYGLRQE encoded by the coding sequence GTGGTCGCCCTCTACCTGGCCGCCAAGAACGTCACGCGCAAGAAGGAGCGCAGCCTGCTCACCATCGTGGGCGTGCTCCTGGCCGTGGGCGCGTTCATCTCGCTTCTCTCGCTGGCCGAGGGTCTCTACGACCGCGTGCAGTCGGAGATGCACGGCCGCTCGGTCGACGTGTACGTGCTGCCGAGGAACTCGATGCCCATGCCGGCCGGCCCCATCGGCGGCGTGGGGGTCTCGACCGAGAGCATCCCCCTGGCCCTGGTCGGTGAGCTCGCAAAGATGCAGAACGTCGAGTCGGCGGCACCCGTGATGCGCTTCCAGCAGGTGCGCGAAGGGCGTGGAATCGTGGTCTGGGCCCTCGACAAGGAGGCGTTCTCCACCTTCCTGCCGCGGGTGCACGTCGATACGAATCGCTTCCCGTCCGGCGATGACGAGGTCATCGTGGGCCAGATGCTGGCTCGCGAGCTCGGTCTCACAGAAGGGGCGACGCTCCGCATCGCCGACAAGGACTTCAAGATCGTGGGGTTCTTCTCCGCGGGTGGAGGGCTCAACGACTACTTCTGCTACGTGACGCCCGCAACGGCGGCTCGCATCACCGGGCAGGGGGCGCAGGAGGTCTGGATCAAGCTCAAGGAGGACGCGGAAGGCGGAAAGCAGCTCGCCATCGAGCAGATCAACACAGACAAGCGCTTCGCCAACCACGTGGCGCGCACGCGAGAGCAGTACCTGGGGGCCGCCAACGACTTCATCGACTATGCCTGGCTCCTGCAGTTCGCGGTGGCCGCCATCGGTGTTCTCATCGCCATGACCGCGGCCATGAACACGATGCTGATGTCAACCTACGAGCGCTTGAAGGAGTTTGCCACCCTGCGGGCCATCGGTGCCAGCCGTCTCACCGTTGCGCTCATGCTGGTCGCAGAATCGGTCATGCTGAGCCTCGCGGGAGGCTTCTTCGGGGTCATCATCGGCGTGCTGGGGGCCCACCTGCTCGACAGCGCCATGGTCACGCTGCTCAAGCTCACGTTTCCCCTTGGTGAAATCACGCTGAGACTGGTTCTCCAGGCGATGCTCATGTCGGTCTTCGTGGGTCTCGTTGGTGCTGTGGTGCCTTGCGCCCTCACCTGGCGGATGAACATCATCTACGGGCTTCGTCAGGAGTAG
- the lepB gene encoding signal peptidase I: protein MRALLCVAAAAAVVWLCLGVHVASGSTMSPLVRDGDRVLWSRITFLGRLPCRGEVVRVRVSGVSRLLRVAGIGGDTVHLRAGRLWVGDAPVDESYLGGQSGNDATVSRSRNSGPWRVPGGTVFLLSDRRDDEGDSRSFGCFPVADISGKALFVVYPAAHRGWL, encoded by the coding sequence ATGCGTGCGCTCCTCTGCGTGGCGGCTGCAGCGGCGGTGGTCTGGCTGTGCCTGGGCGTTCATGTGGCGTCGGGCAGCACGATGTCGCCGCTCGTGCGCGATGGCGATCGGGTGCTCTGGAGCAGAATCACATTCCTCGGTCGACTCCCTTGCCGCGGTGAGGTTGTGCGCGTGCGTGTCTCCGGTGTTTCCCGCCTGCTGCGCGTCGCTGGCATCGGGGGCGACACGGTGCATCTGCGCGCGGGACGGCTCTGGGTCGGGGACGCGCCAGTCGACGAATCCTACCTGGGAGGCCAGAGCGGTAACGACGCCACGGTGTCGAGGTCGCGCAACAGCGGACCCTGGCGCGTTCCAGGGGGAACCGTCTTCCTTCTCAGCGACCGCCGCGACGACGAGGGGGACAGCCGGAGCTTCGGCTGCTTCCCTGTCGCCGACATCAGCGGAAAGGCACTGTTCGTGGTCTATCCTGCGGCGCATCGCGGCTGGCTGTGA
- a CDS encoding UbiX family flavin prenyltransferase: MSKRVVVAISGSSAPIYGIRLLQVLRDLEVETHLVLSAASHQTIAIEAAPLTAKDVKALATFTHESRNVAAPISSGSFRTDGMVVAPCSMKTLAAIAHGFGDGLVARAADVTLKERRRLILVPRETPLHLGHLRNMAAVTEMGAVVLPPVPAFYHRPRSIDDLIDHTVGKMLDLLGIEHALFKRWDGPPDEA, encoded by the coding sequence ATGAGCAAGCGCGTTGTGGTCGCCATCTCCGGCTCGAGTGCACCCATCTACGGCATTCGTCTTCTCCAGGTTCTCCGCGATCTCGAGGTGGAAACGCACCTGGTGCTCTCGGCAGCGTCCCACCAGACCATTGCCATCGAGGCCGCGCCGCTGACGGCCAAGGACGTGAAGGCGCTCGCCACGTTCACACACGAGAGCCGGAACGTCGCCGCACCCATCTCCTCGGGGTCGTTTCGCACCGACGGCATGGTTGTGGCGCCGTGCAGCATGAAGACACTTGCGGCCATCGCGCACGGGTTCGGAGACGGGTTGGTGGCGAGAGCGGCAGACGTGACGCTGAAGGAGAGACGGCGGCTCATCCTCGTGCCCCGAGAGACCCCCCTCCACCTCGGGCATCTGCGCAACATGGCCGCGGTGACGGAGATGGGCGCGGTGGTGCTCCCGCCCGTGCCGGCATTCTACCACCGGCCACGCAGCATCGATGACCTCATCGACCACACCGTAGGAAAGATGCTCGATCTGCTCGGTATCGAGCACGCACTGTTCAAGCGCTGGGATGGCCCCCCAGACGAGGCCTGA
- a CDS encoding ABC transporter ATP-binding protein, translating to MTSDALCTDDLGKRYGERWALRHLTFAVAAGEIVALLGPNGAGKSTIMRILTGLLRPTEGRATVDGVLIGGATAGPGARIGVTFEQQNLYERLTVRENLDFFAAIGGLGNKRALEVLEEAGLADRARDLVSTLSKGLRQRLMLARALLGRPRVLFLDEPTSGLDPRAAEGLQRWVARLASEGTAVLLATHDMHEAERLAGRVAILHAGELRAIGEPEALTTAFHAPRLHVALRAEAGVETHLLEGPPAEQARQIALLSDRGEIAGLREERASLGDVFLTMTGARLEA from the coding sequence GTGACGAGCGACGCCCTCTGCACAGACGACCTGGGCAAGCGCTATGGCGAGCGATGGGCGCTGCGACACCTCACCTTCGCTGTTGCCGCGGGCGAGATCGTGGCCCTGCTCGGTCCCAACGGAGCAGGCAAGAGCACGATCATGCGAATCTTGACCGGCCTGCTCAGGCCCACCGAGGGACGCGCCACCGTGGACGGGGTTTTGATTGGGGGAGCGACAGCCGGGCCTGGCGCTCGCATCGGTGTGACCTTCGAGCAGCAGAACCTCTACGAGCGGCTCACCGTTCGCGAGAACCTCGATTTCTTCGCTGCGATCGGGGGTCTCGGCAACAAGCGCGCGCTCGAGGTGCTCGAGGAGGCGGGGCTCGCCGATCGGGCGCGAGACCTCGTCTCAACACTCTCAAAGGGGCTGCGCCAGCGACTCATGCTGGCACGGGCGCTGCTGGGCAGACCGCGCGTCCTCTTCCTCGACGAGCCCACCAGCGGCCTCGATCCTCGCGCTGCCGAAGGGTTGCAGCGCTGGGTGGCGAGGCTCGCGTCAGAGGGCACGGCGGTGCTGCTGGCCACACACGACATGCACGAGGCGGAGCGATTGGCCGGCCGGGTGGCCATCCTGCACGCCGGAGAGCTCCGCGCGATAGGAGAGCCGGAGGCACTCACGACGGCATTCCATGCGCCCCGCCTTCACGTCGCGCTGCGGGCCGAGGCGGGGGTCGAGACGCATCTGCTGGAAGGACCGCCCGCGGAGCAGGCGCGCCAGATTGCTCTGCTGAGCGACCGGGGTGAGATCGCAGGCCTTCGTGAGGAACGAGCAAGCCTCGGAGACGTCTTCCTCACCATGACGGGCGCTCGGCTCGAGGCGTGA
- the tsaD gene encoding tRNA (adenosine(37)-N6)-threonylcarbamoyltransferase complex transferase subunit TsaD, protein MPRASKGAREGGDGVIVLGLETSCDETAAAILEDGRVRRASVVASQIEMHREYGGVVPEIAFRKHLDLVNPVLAEALEQAGLRWKDLDGVAVSHGPGLVGALLVGVAAAKVISGLNRIPLVGVNHLEAHLYANFLGPRADGIRFPLICLLVSGGHTQLLLMRGHGDYTFLGETRDDAAGEAFDKIARHLGLGYPGGPVVDRLAARGNRSAVPFPRAWLGEDSLEFSFSGLKTAVMNFSRTPAFETISIEDICASFQEAIVDVLVTKTMRAARRHRVSTVLMAGGVVCNARLRDAMSEACAREAITLFFPTSDLCTDNALMVACAGSFQIAAGKVSDLDLDCFPVMPVAP, encoded by the coding sequence GTGCCTCGCGCATCGAAGGGCGCACGCGAAGGAGGAGATGGTGTGATCGTTCTGGGCCTCGAGACCTCGTGCGACGAAACGGCCGCCGCCATCCTCGAAGACGGTCGGGTGCGACGCGCCTCGGTCGTGGCCTCGCAGATCGAGATGCACCGCGAGTACGGCGGCGTTGTCCCCGAGATAGCGTTTCGCAAGCATCTCGATCTCGTGAACCCCGTTCTCGCCGAGGCGCTCGAGCAGGCGGGCCTGCGATGGAAAGACCTCGACGGAGTTGCGGTGAGCCACGGTCCCGGACTGGTGGGTGCCCTTCTCGTGGGCGTCGCCGCAGCCAAGGTGATCAGCGGGCTCAACCGCATCCCGCTGGTTGGGGTGAACCACCTCGAGGCGCACCTGTACGCCAACTTCCTCGGTCCACGAGCAGATGGGATCAGGTTCCCGCTGATCTGCCTGCTGGTGAGCGGAGGGCACACCCAGCTGCTGCTCATGCGAGGGCATGGAGACTACACCTTTCTCGGCGAGACCCGTGATGACGCGGCGGGAGAGGCGTTCGACAAGATCGCCCGCCATCTCGGTCTCGGCTATCCGGGAGGCCCCGTTGTCGATCGCCTCGCGGCTCGAGGCAACCGTTCCGCCGTGCCCTTCCCCCGCGCCTGGCTCGGGGAGGATTCGCTCGAGTTCAGCTTCAGCGGGCTGAAGACCGCGGTGATGAACTTCTCGCGGACCCCCGCCTTTGAGACCATCTCCATCGAGGACATATGCGCCTCGTTCCAGGAAGCCATCGTGGACGTGCTCGTGACCAAGACCATGCGCGCGGCACGGCGGCATCGGGTCTCCACGGTGCTGATGGCGGGGGGGGTTGTGTGCAACGCTCGGCTCCGCGACGCCATGAGCGAGGCCTGTGCGCGGGAAGCGATCACCCTCTTCTTCCCGACCTCCGACCTCTGCACCGACAACGCGCTCATGGTGGCCTGCGCAGGGTCGTTCCAGATCGCTGCCGGGAAGGTCTCAGACCTCGACCTCGACTGCTTTCCCGTGATGCCCGTCGCTCCGTGA
- a CDS encoding DNA-3-methyladenine glycosylase produces MEQGRIPVRTLAKRFYQNPTPAVARGLLGALLCRRTPDGLRVGRIVETEAYLGADDAASHAARGVTPRNRPMFEPPGHAYVYFTYGMHWCFNVVAWDAPPGAVLIRAVEPLAGVALMTAARGVATLAGLTNGPAKLCRAFSIDAGQNGASLIDGKGGLFIARPDTSGPSRPIATTPRIGIRKATELALRFCYADSAFLSRPAGRAC; encoded by the coding sequence ATGGAACAAGGGCGCATCCCTGTGAGAACCTTGGCGAAGCGATTCTATCAGAACCCGACCCCAGCGGTGGCCCGCGGCCTCCTTGGCGCGTTGCTGTGCCGCCGCACGCCCGACGGGCTGCGTGTCGGGCGCATCGTCGAGACCGAGGCGTACCTGGGGGCAGATGACGCAGCGTCGCATGCCGCGCGCGGCGTGACGCCGCGCAACCGGCCCATGTTCGAGCCGCCAGGCCACGCCTACGTCTACTTCACCTACGGCATGCACTGGTGCTTCAATGTCGTGGCCTGGGATGCCCCTCCGGGCGCCGTGCTCATACGCGCCGTCGAACCGCTCGCGGGGGTCGCGCTGATGACCGCCGCGCGTGGGGTGGCGACCCTGGCCGGGCTCACGAACGGTCCCGCGAAGCTGTGTCGCGCCTTCTCCATCGACGCTGGTCAGAACGGCGCTTCGCTGATCGATGGCAAGGGCGGCCTCTTCATCGCCCGCCCCGACACGTCAGGCCCTTCACGCCCCATCGCCACCACGCCGCGCATCGGCATCCGGAAGGCCACAGAGCTCGCGCTGCGCTTCTGCTACGCCGACAGCGCCTTCCTGAGCCGACCCGCGGGACGCGCCTGCTGA